The segment gggcacagggaagcagctgctggcagggacagctccaggcagcagagccctgggcaggcagtggggggaaagtgccccccaggctgtgctgggatactTAAAGTTTTCTCCAAActcaactattccatgattactttttttacagatccctatgtgcagccccagcaaatgtcgaacagcagctccatcaggcacttcctcctgctggcattggcagacacgcggcagctgcagctcctgcacttctgcctcttgctgggcatctccctggctgccctcctgggcaacggcctcatcatcagcgccgtagcctgcggccaccacctgcacacgcccatgttcttcttcctgctcaacctggccctcgctgacctgggctccatctgcaccactgtccccaaagccatgcacaattccctctgggacaccagcaacatctcctacactggatgtgctgctcagctctttttctttctgctcttcatctcagcagagctttccctcctgaccatcatgtgctacgaccgctacgtgtccatctgcaaacccctgcactacgggaccctcctgggcagcagagcttgtgcccacatggcagcagctgcctgggccagtgcctttctctattcactgctgcacacagccaatacattttccctgcccctgtgccatggcaatgtcCTGGGCcaattcttctgtgaaatcccccaggtactcaagctctcctgctccaaatcccaaCTCAGGGAACTGGGGATTCTTGCTGTTAGTGCCTGTTTGgtatttggctgttttgtgttcattgttttctcctatgtgcagatcttcagggctgtgctgaggatcccctctgagcagggacggcacaaagccttttccacctgcctccctcacctggctgtggtctccctgttcctcagcactgcaatGTTTTCCTACGTGAAgcctccctccatctcctctccatccctggatctggccctgtcagttctgtactcggtggtgcccccagccctgaaccccctcatctacagcctgaggaaccaggagctcaaggctgctgtgaagagactgatgactggatgctttcagaaacagtaAACTGCTGGCCAGTTTCTGCCAATTACTTtaaataaaagtcatctttgacacttcttgttggtttcattttcacggtcctttgtctttcttttacttttttcatattgtctatggagaaatgtaatttttctgctatttcttattttgtttctctccacctcccctgtggccacagactgtgtcaatgaggggctgcgctcttggtggctttaaaggaactaaaggatctctcccagcagagttttctgcagagatgcccttgtgttgccttctctggagctgcagcagcaatgtctgtgtgcagagctggggcagatcagtgttggcccagcagctgtgcccagcagcagcagcagcagcagcacttggtgttgccagtgctgctgccatggccctgccccgctgccctggtggccctggtgttgctgcagggcctgagtgctctcggggccgggcacagccctgggggtggcagtgccggggctgcagcagggacaggccatgggcactgctggggcagcgctgacgcctcaggccaggccctgggggctccaggctccttgcccaggctctctcaagaacacggccaggccaatgctcagcacagaaacccccgtcagcagccccaggctggccgtgggcaggctgggggcaaacagcatggctggggctctgcaagggccctggggcagacgggaaggagcagcagagcaggggctgatccatgcccagtgcgctgcacagcccagggcagcgtcccagagcgtcctcatgcagctgccaacaacatcccccctctgcagccctggcctctcccccagctcacacaggtgccccatccttgcaggcacagacacggcagcactgcctcagcagcccctgtttgcattgcacacagcagggccagcacccccatgctgttgctgtggggacatgaacctgagggagcacaaatgccatcagcccctggggccagccaggcctgggggacaccagggaaaccactcagctttgtcctggcctctgcactcagccagaaagtttgttcccatcagctgggagtttcctgtgccactgcagacgctgttgctcagagccagggctgcctggcagccacccccaaactgccctcagcatttcctctgcttcacctttgctttctttacacTTCCTGGTAGAAATTTCTACCCAATGCCCagcccttttccctgccctgcaaacagcccatccctgtttgccctttcctctctggccccactccccattgcagttcctgacttggccccatggaaatgtcccttgggcagcaggatcatcctacaagtgctgcaggaattgtctgcaggctcctgcagtgcctgctgctgctcccttgccagaggcaccccaggccaggggggcacatctgggctgctgtgtctggctctggggctccctgttctgggcaatgaggaggagctgcagaggctctgcaggactgacaggatgggctttggggctgccaggagaagctgagggacctgggctgctggagctgctgaagaggaggcccagggctcatcctgcaactgctccaagggtggtttcagagaatcccagaatcagcaagggtGCAACAGGCCAtagagatcatcaagtccaacctgtgccctgacactgccctgTCTCCCCtgagtctcctcttctccaggataaacaaccccagctccctcagccgctcctcacaggacttgtgctccagacccctccccagccttgttgcccttctctggacatgctccagcccctccatgtccttcctaaactggGGGCCAGGAACTGGACatagcactcgaggtgctgcccaaccagtgctgagcacagggtaagaatccctgctctgctcctgctggccacaccattcctgatccaggccaggagccattggccttcttggccacctgggcacactgctgcctcatgtccagcctgctgtccatcagtccctgcaggtccctttctgcctggctgctgtccagCCACTCTGGCACCTTGttgagggagaaaagggaagggaggggaacgGGTCCAGATCATATCCTTCCGGAAatgtggtgtttgctggcatTGCCAGTTCCCACATCTTGCTATTTCCCTATTctagcacagcccaagtccagcaatttgctggcacagaaagccaaaaccaggcaaatacctgGTACCTACAGCAACCCAATCTCGTGTTTGctgacaccgccagtgcccatatccggaatttttcagatgcctgc is part of the Agelaius phoeniceus isolate bAgePho1 chromosome W unlocalized genomic scaffold, bAgePho1.hap1 SUPER_W_unloc_1, whole genome shotgun sequence genome and harbors:
- the LOC143692537 gene encoding olfactory receptor 14J1-like: MSNSSSIRHFLLLALADTRQLQLLHFCLLLGISLAALLGNGLIISAVACGHHLHTPMFFFLLNLALADLGSICTTVPKAMHNSLWDTSNISYTGCAAQLFFFLLFISAELSLLTIMCYDRYVSICKPLHYGTLLGSRACAHMAAAAWASAFLYSLLHTANTFSLPLCHGNVLGQFFCEIPQVLKLSCSKSQLRELGILAVSACLVFGCFVFIVFSYVQIFRAVLRIPSEQGRHKAFSTCLPHLAVVSLFLSTAMFSYVKPPSISSPSLDLALSVLYSVVPPALNPLIYSLRNQELKAAVKRLMTGCFQKQ